In Pyxidicoccus xibeiensis, the following proteins share a genomic window:
- a CDS encoding imm11 family protein: MQREYFVLLRARSQQHPLLSWDQDYLAFLGGEPVKVLEPVKLKLGEPIPPKPVMVDHHSLPLPVVSSRLKEALEAARLPGVQFVPADIPVGDAVLRYWLVHMWRRITCVDRERSVLTLYPDGDILDIRRLVLDEQVLREIPLQERLAFRLEEDIVHLFHGSVVERVMSLTPPPEGLRFVPVPEWNDSAGFQ; encoded by the coding sequence ATGCAGCGCGAATACTTCGTCCTGCTCCGCGCGCGGTCCCAGCAGCACCCGCTACTCTCCTGGGACCAGGACTATCTCGCCTTCCTAGGGGGCGAGCCCGTCAAAGTGCTGGAGCCCGTGAAGCTGAAGCTAGGCGAGCCGATACCTCCCAAGCCGGTCATGGTGGACCACCACAGCCTGCCGTTGCCGGTGGTTTCTTCCCGACTGAAGGAGGCCCTCGAAGCGGCTCGGCTTCCAGGGGTGCAGTTCGTCCCCGCGGACATCCCGGTGGGCGACGCGGTGCTGCGCTACTGGCTGGTCCACATGTGGCGGCGCATCACGTGCGTCGACCGCGAGCGCTCTGTGCTCACCCTCTACCCCGACGGAGACATCCTGGACATCCGCAGGCTCGTGCTCGACGAGCAGGTGCTACGCGAGATTCCCCTCCAGGAGCGGCTCGCCTTTCGACTCGAAGAAGACATCGTGCACCTCTTCCACGGATCCGTAGTGGAGAGAGTGATGAGCCTCACGCCTCCTCCCGAGGGCCTGCGCTTCGTCCCCGTGCCTGAGTGGAACGACTCGGCCGGCTTCCAGTGA
- a CDS encoding helix-turn-helix transcriptional regulator has product MLGEREKSSLKKTLGKNAQAARMRQELTQADVAERVDLATEVYGRIERGRAFPSIPTFWRLCHVLHESADRMLGLPAGTMPPAPWQAAEPAAPYAEHPPELRRLIRTLQGFEADEWRALRKFLVTLKKQSR; this is encoded by the coding sequence ATGCTCGGTGAGCGCGAGAAGTCGTCACTGAAGAAGACGCTGGGCAAGAATGCCCAGGCGGCACGCATGCGCCAGGAGCTGACCCAGGCGGACGTGGCGGAGCGCGTCGACCTGGCCACCGAGGTGTACGGCCGCATCGAGCGGGGCCGCGCCTTCCCCAGCATCCCCACCTTCTGGCGGCTGTGCCACGTGCTCCACGAGTCCGCCGACCGGATGCTGGGACTGCCCGCCGGCACCATGCCGCCCGCCCCGTGGCAGGCCGCCGAACCCGCCGCGCCGTACGCCGAGCACCCGCCGGAGCTGCGCCGCCTCATCCGCACCCTCCAGGGCTTCGAGGCCGACGAGTGGCGGGCCCTGCGCAAGTTCCTGGTGACGCTCAAGAAGCAATCGCGCTGA
- a CDS encoding GTPase domain-containing protein, with protein sequence MRDPYTLRSSLASALDALPPPERFPDATDADAARRLAERLRRDLLPRLGSADAPLLLVAIAGPNNVGKSTLFNALVGAALSPARPEGGLTKQCLAAAHPETWTGPLKDFLTRRYDTVPVASGDAAPVDQPGPAGRLYLVLADAVPRGLLVMDTPDFDSVYRDNRERAEALLVTVDVLVFVVSRQTYQNAALVDFLRAAVGHGRPYLLVYNEATREEVARGHLDKLASDVGHPPLARYLAPHQPEVEAGLKPLATQPLDGRPPLAALLGQAEHARELKARALEASLADARAELQVVARAAARAAQEPERLRQRLRHELIGVGAHAALKAVPADILIDAFRDELDARSNFHKWVRLPFRGLATALTFVSRKVRQSFTGPEPEGAETPTHTVDASMKDGVRKLVDAFAPEVAAWRGDAQTRERLAEAFGPVTLAKLEEPLGFEPLHAHAADRATLYAFCRELVGAELQGGMREELLQALTTLVYSVPSGAAAAVTVATGGFGHDAVVWAGTLLSTPLMERFVDLLGAQVRARVTRKWADAHGATLARALEGRFFPEVLGHLDGLADDWTRTAARLDEARAGLS encoded by the coding sequence ATGAGAGACCCGTACACCCTGCGCAGCTCCCTCGCGTCCGCCCTGGACGCGCTGCCCCCTCCCGAGCGCTTCCCGGACGCCACCGACGCGGACGCGGCGCGCCGTCTGGCCGAGCGCCTGCGCCGCGATTTGCTCCCCCGGCTCGGGTCCGCCGACGCGCCCCTGCTGCTGGTGGCCATCGCCGGCCCCAACAACGTGGGCAAGTCCACCCTGTTCAATGCGCTGGTGGGCGCGGCGCTCTCCCCCGCGCGGCCCGAGGGCGGCCTCACCAAGCAGTGCCTGGCGGCGGCGCACCCGGAGACGTGGACGGGGCCGCTGAAGGACTTCCTCACGCGGCGGTACGACACGGTGCCGGTGGCCTCGGGCGACGCGGCGCCGGTGGACCAGCCGGGCCCGGCGGGAAGGCTGTACCTGGTGCTGGCGGACGCGGTGCCGCGCGGGCTGCTCGTCATGGACACGCCGGACTTCGACAGCGTGTACCGCGACAACCGGGAGCGCGCGGAGGCGCTGCTCGTCACCGTGGACGTGCTGGTGTTCGTGGTGAGCCGGCAGACGTACCAGAACGCCGCGCTGGTGGACTTCCTGCGCGCCGCGGTGGGGCACGGGCGGCCGTACCTGCTCGTCTACAACGAGGCGACGCGCGAGGAGGTGGCGCGCGGGCACCTGGACAAGCTGGCCTCGGACGTGGGCCACCCGCCGCTGGCGCGCTACCTGGCGCCGCACCAGCCGGAGGTGGAGGCGGGGCTGAAGCCGCTGGCCACGCAGCCGCTGGACGGGCGCCCTCCCCTGGCCGCGCTGCTGGGCCAGGCGGAGCATGCGCGCGAGCTGAAGGCCCGGGCCCTGGAGGCCTCCCTGGCGGATGCGCGCGCGGAGCTGCAGGTGGTGGCGCGCGCGGCGGCGCGAGCGGCCCAGGAGCCCGAGCGGCTGCGGCAGCGACTGCGCCACGAGCTGATTGGCGTGGGCGCGCACGCGGCGCTGAAGGCGGTGCCGGCGGACATCCTCATCGACGCCTTCCGGGACGAGCTGGACGCGCGCAGCAACTTCCACAAGTGGGTGCGGCTGCCCTTCCGGGGGCTGGCCACGGCGCTCACCTTCGTGAGCCGCAAGGTGCGCCAGTCCTTCACCGGGCCGGAGCCCGAAGGCGCCGAGACGCCCACGCACACGGTGGACGCGTCGATGAAGGACGGCGTGCGCAAGCTGGTGGACGCCTTCGCGCCCGAGGTGGCCGCCTGGCGCGGGGACGCCCAGACGCGGGAGAGGCTGGCGGAGGCCTTCGGCCCCGTGACGCTGGCGAAGCTGGAGGAGCCCCTGGGCTTCGAGCCCCTCCACGCGCACGCGGCGGACCGGGCCACGCTGTATGCCTTCTGCCGCGAGCTGGTGGGCGCCGAGCTGCAGGGCGGCATGCGGGAGGAGCTGCTCCAGGCGCTGACGACGCTGGTGTACTCGGTGCCGTCGGGCGCGGCGGCGGCGGTGACGGTGGCGACGGGGGGCTTCGGCCATGACGCGGTGGTGTGGGCGGGCACGCTGCTGTCCACGCCGCTGATGGAGCGCTTCGTGGACCTGCTGGGCGCGCAGGTGCGGGCCCGCGTCACCCGCAAATGGGCGGACGCGCACGGCGCCACGCTGGCGCGCGCGCTGGAGGGGCGGTTCTTCCCGGAGGTGCTGGGGCACCTCGACGGGCTGGCCGACGACTGGACGCGCACGGCGGCGCGGCTGGACGAGGCGCGGGCGGGGCTGTCCTGA
- the traB gene encoding outer membrane exchange protein TraB has product MKPSHLPLLLLALGLSTAATAQPDTRFNVQIFRPSGAPQDLVVVTQSRPLSHLSVAGGPYFSYSLNPLTLVPEGGDLGRISLVGNRLQLDAMASVGLFDWAEVGVDMPLILAQGGQNLEVIGTEGSVESFVLGDLRLTGKVAVPGLRRPAEGKGFGAALTMNVSFPTGAQEAFAGDGELTWAPGLVLDYRFGNGILLALNGGFWKRPDRVFNGVSVGDMMPFGLGTEVPILRGSGITAVGMVHGAVGLEKLPDEPRQVPAELLIGLRWYSSTGLTFTFGGGAGCGCSLASPTLSFFTSIIWIPAKTREWEALERFKEPPEPVEPPPPPVDPDGDSVIGGGDLCPDIAGPVGNSGCPDTDRDGDAVVDRLDKCPDQPAGSRGRDGCPLARRDGNKIVILEQLNFATDQDVILSESFPILEEVARVMNENAEVDRVLVEGHTDSRASDAYNLELSRRRAASVMRFLIESGVAAERLCSQGFGRSRPLADNETEEGMALNRRVEFTIQPPSDGPRPPCPEELEKKLKRSRSKLPMPKSKAPAAPKP; this is encoded by the coding sequence ATGAAGCCCTCGCACCTGCCGCTCCTCCTCCTGGCGCTGGGGCTGTCCACCGCCGCCACCGCCCAGCCGGACACGCGTTTCAACGTGCAGATCTTCCGCCCGTCCGGCGCCCCCCAGGACCTGGTGGTGGTGACGCAGTCCCGCCCGCTCTCGCACCTGTCCGTGGCCGGAGGCCCGTACTTCAGCTACTCGCTCAACCCGCTGACGCTGGTGCCCGAGGGCGGAGACCTGGGGAGGATTTCCCTCGTGGGCAACCGCCTCCAGCTCGACGCCATGGCCAGCGTGGGCCTCTTCGACTGGGCCGAGGTGGGCGTGGACATGCCGCTCATCCTCGCGCAGGGCGGGCAGAACCTGGAGGTCATCGGCACCGAGGGCAGCGTGGAGAGCTTCGTCCTCGGAGACCTCCGGCTCACCGGCAAGGTCGCCGTCCCCGGCCTGCGCAGGCCCGCGGAGGGCAAGGGCTTCGGCGCCGCGCTGACGATGAACGTGAGCTTCCCCACCGGCGCGCAGGAGGCCTTCGCCGGCGACGGTGAGCTGACGTGGGCCCCCGGCCTGGTGCTCGACTACCGCTTCGGCAACGGCATCCTCCTGGCGCTCAACGGCGGCTTCTGGAAGCGCCCCGACCGCGTCTTCAACGGCGTCAGCGTCGGCGACATGATGCCCTTCGGCCTGGGCACCGAGGTCCCCATCCTCCGCGGCAGCGGCATCACCGCGGTGGGCATGGTGCACGGCGCCGTGGGCCTGGAGAAGCTGCCCGACGAGCCCCGGCAGGTACCCGCGGAGCTGCTCATCGGCCTGCGCTGGTACAGCTCCACCGGCCTCACCTTCACCTTCGGCGGTGGCGCGGGCTGCGGGTGCTCGCTCGCCTCGCCCACGCTGAGCTTCTTCACGTCCATCATCTGGATTCCGGCGAAGACGCGCGAGTGGGAGGCGCTGGAGCGCTTCAAGGAGCCGCCCGAGCCCGTGGAGCCTCCGCCTCCTCCGGTGGACCCGGACGGCGACTCCGTCATCGGAGGGGGAGACCTGTGCCCGGACATCGCCGGCCCCGTGGGCAACAGCGGCTGCCCGGACACGGACAGGGACGGTGACGCGGTGGTGGACCGGCTCGACAAGTGCCCGGACCAGCCCGCCGGCAGCCGTGGCCGGGACGGGTGCCCGCTCGCGCGGCGCGACGGGAACAAGATTGTCATCCTGGAGCAGCTGAACTTCGCCACGGACCAGGACGTCATCCTCTCCGAGTCCTTCCCCATCCTGGAGGAGGTCGCCCGGGTGATGAACGAGAACGCGGAGGTCGACCGGGTGCTCGTGGAGGGCCACACCGACTCGCGCGCGAGCGACGCGTACAACCTGGAGCTGTCGCGCCGCCGCGCGGCCAGCGTCATGCGCTTCCTCATCGAGAGTGGCGTGGCGGCGGAGCGGCTGTGCTCGCAGGGCTTCGGCCGCAGCCGGCCGCTGGCCGACAACGAGACGGAAGAGGGCATGGCGCTCAACCGCCGCGTCGAGTTCACCATCCAGCCGCCGAGCGACGGGCCCCGCCCGCCGTGCCCGGAGGAGCTGGAGAAGAAGCTCAAGCGCAGCCGCTCGAAGCTGCCCATGCCGAAGTCCAAGGCGCCGGCGGCTCCGAAGCCCTGA
- a CDS encoding MBL fold metallo-hydrolase, with protein MSEPQGKAKRLVEVVPGVHHWTLSDDRIGGTRSDAYAVVDVDGAVVLIDPLPIDEEVLRRLGDVNAIVLTAGNHQRSAWRFRKVFGAPVWAPEGATGLEDTPDFFYVAGDTLPAGLVSFHTPGPTFAMYTLWMQQHPRAVAFISDLLTHEGRGTPEFVPSEYQDEPLRTRHSVQRILDHLPVQTLCFAHGAPIIGDGASALRRALEEDMESPAAPSP; from the coding sequence ATGAGCGAGCCCCAGGGGAAGGCAAAGCGGCTGGTCGAGGTGGTGCCTGGCGTGCATCACTGGACCCTCTCCGATGACCGCATCGGCGGCACCCGCAGCGACGCATACGCGGTGGTGGACGTGGACGGCGCGGTCGTCCTCATCGACCCGCTGCCCATCGACGAGGAGGTGCTGCGCCGGCTCGGCGACGTCAACGCCATCGTCCTGACGGCCGGCAACCACCAGCGCTCGGCGTGGCGCTTCCGCAAGGTCTTCGGTGCCCCGGTGTGGGCGCCCGAGGGAGCCACCGGCCTGGAGGACACGCCGGACTTCTTCTACGTGGCGGGCGACACGCTGCCGGCCGGGCTCGTCTCCTTCCACACGCCCGGCCCCACCTTCGCGATGTACACGCTGTGGATGCAGCAGCACCCGCGCGCCGTGGCCTTCATCTCGGACCTGCTGACACACGAGGGCCGGGGCACGCCGGAGTTCGTCCCCAGCGAGTACCAGGACGAGCCGCTGCGCACGCGGCACAGCGTGCAGCGCATCCTGGACCACCTGCCCGTGCAGACGCTCTGCTTCGCGCATGGCGCGCCCATCATCGGCGACGGGGCCTCGGCGCTGCGGCGCGCGCTGGAGGAGGACATGGAGTCCCCCGCCGCGCCCTCTCCCTGA
- a CDS encoding dimethylarginine dimethylaminohydrolase family protein, with protein MMDLFLMSPPGRAWALRGRNNFRSREAPQVDARQARREWLTLAREIEARGGTVVALPSPSELLTGMPYAAECGQVVPREGAPPLFLLPRMMSAHRQAEREHWAPLARSLGLEVVDPGVGIWEAHGDVATFDGATLLFWGGRTTLDGLEAAARYFPGEVVRVQVREPAFHGNMAVLPLPSVDRLMVCPDVIAPESYARLRERFGAQRLLTVTEDEIKHYATNGLPVGRDLLAPSVVQASVRERLEALGMRVVPLTMRELCEKGGGSSRCLVSRAQVEDAAVRIPDAYRLATVAKDIEADA; from the coding sequence ATGATGGACCTCTTCCTCATGTCGCCCCCGGGCCGTGCGTGGGCCCTGCGCGGGCGGAACAACTTCCGCAGCCGCGAGGCGCCCCAGGTCGATGCGCGGCAGGCCCGCCGCGAGTGGCTGACGCTGGCGCGTGAAATCGAGGCGCGTGGTGGCACGGTGGTGGCGCTCCCCTCGCCCTCGGAGTTGCTGACGGGCATGCCGTACGCCGCGGAGTGCGGGCAGGTGGTGCCGCGCGAGGGCGCGCCGCCGCTGTTCCTCCTTCCGAGGATGATGAGCGCGCACCGGCAGGCCGAGCGCGAGCACTGGGCCCCCCTGGCCCGGAGCCTGGGCCTGGAAGTGGTGGACCCCGGCGTCGGCATCTGGGAGGCCCATGGCGACGTGGCGACCTTCGACGGCGCCACGCTGCTGTTCTGGGGTGGGCGCACCACGCTCGACGGCCTGGAGGCCGCGGCGCGCTACTTCCCCGGCGAAGTCGTCCGCGTCCAGGTCCGCGAGCCCGCGTTCCACGGCAACATGGCGGTGCTCCCGCTGCCCTCGGTGGACCGGCTGATGGTGTGCCCGGACGTCATCGCTCCGGAGTCGTACGCGCGCCTGCGCGAGCGGTTCGGTGCGCAGCGGCTGCTCACGGTGACGGAGGACGAAATCAAGCACTACGCCACCAACGGGCTGCCGGTGGGGCGGGACTTGCTGGCCCCTTCGGTGGTGCAGGCGTCGGTGCGCGAGCGCCTGGAGGCGCTGGGCATGCGCGTGGTGCCGCTCACCATGCGCGAGCTGTGCGAGAAGGGCGGGGGCTCGTCACGCTGCCTCGTGTCGCGTGCGCAGGTGGAGGACGCGGCGGTACGGATTCCGGACGCGTACCGGCTGGCGACGGTGGCGAAGGACATCGAAGCCGATGCGTGA
- a CDS encoding lipase maturation factor family protein: MERILLEAPLRRPLVLFDGDCGFCRRWVSRWQSSTAGRVRFTPGRRWHRWLLGIRAEDMRKAMHLVEPSGRVTRGAEAVFRALSWSPRRGTRVAAKLGLLPGVLHVARGVYAVIARNRRRASKVDVLLFGRGVGPSEYRLVRWAFLRLTGATFLVAFTSLGRQVLGLYGARGIRPVRERLEALRREETGPEAWRLMPSVFWLDASDDALVRGCRAGQLLSLALLFNVAPRKSVALLWGLYLSYVSVGREFLSFQWDVLLLEMGLLAALTAPGGLRPGLGRDAPSALDVLLFRLLVFRLYFGSGVSKLQSGDATWRELTACDHYFETAPLPTRGGWYAHQLPRGFQRASTAAVLGAETGLPFLTFAPRRLRQLAFWAFGGLQATIIATGNYGFFNLQSLVLGFWLLDDAALRRVLPLEAGAPAEPRPWWRTGLSAVAATPVLALGGAEVLHRFGWMPRRPEPLVRGLAWLESRARPLRSVNPYGLFSVMTVERPEILVEGSDDGEHWKEYSFRFKVGDPERPPRQVAPHQPRLDWQMWFAALGSPPGWFISFLARLLEGSPEVLGLLEGNPFPDGPPRMVRAVLYDYQMADLEERRRTGAWWRRERLGLYLPPLSLAPGPRPTDRVPRLQWVAQA, encoded by the coding sequence ATGGAGCGGATTCTTCTCGAGGCCCCGTTGCGGCGGCCGCTCGTGCTCTTCGATGGGGACTGTGGCTTCTGCCGGCGCTGGGTCTCGCGGTGGCAGTCGAGTACCGCGGGCCGGGTGCGGTTCACGCCGGGCCGGCGGTGGCATCGCTGGCTGCTCGGCATCCGGGCAGAGGACATGCGCAAGGCCATGCACCTGGTCGAGCCGTCCGGCCGGGTGACGCGAGGCGCGGAGGCCGTCTTCCGGGCGCTCTCCTGGTCGCCCCGCAGGGGGACGCGGGTGGCGGCGAAGCTGGGGCTGCTGCCCGGCGTGCTGCACGTCGCCCGGGGTGTCTATGCCGTCATCGCCCGCAACCGGCGCCGGGCCTCGAAGGTGGACGTCCTGCTCTTCGGGCGCGGCGTGGGGCCGAGCGAATACCGGCTGGTGCGCTGGGCCTTCCTCCGGCTGACGGGGGCCACGTTCCTCGTCGCCTTCACGTCGCTGGGGCGGCAGGTGCTCGGCCTCTATGGCGCGCGAGGCATCCGTCCGGTGCGCGAGCGACTGGAGGCCCTGCGCAGGGAGGAGACCGGGCCCGAGGCCTGGCGGTTGATGCCGTCGGTGTTCTGGCTGGATGCCTCCGACGACGCGCTGGTGCGTGGGTGTCGCGCGGGGCAGCTCCTGTCGCTGGCGCTGCTCTTCAACGTGGCGCCGCGCAAGAGCGTGGCGCTGCTGTGGGGGCTGTACCTCTCCTATGTGTCGGTGGGCCGCGAGTTCCTCTCCTTCCAGTGGGACGTGCTGCTGCTGGAGATGGGGCTGCTGGCGGCGCTGACGGCGCCCGGAGGGCTGCGGCCGGGGCTGGGCCGTGACGCGCCCTCCGCGCTGGACGTGCTCCTCTTCCGGCTGCTCGTGTTCCGGCTCTACTTCGGCTCCGGCGTCAGCAAGCTCCAGTCGGGGGACGCGACCTGGCGCGAGCTGACGGCGTGCGACCACTATTTCGAGACGGCGCCGCTGCCCACGCGCGGCGGCTGGTACGCGCACCAGCTGCCCCGCGGGTTCCAGCGGGCCTCCACCGCGGCGGTGCTCGGCGCGGAGACGGGACTGCCCTTCCTCACCTTCGCGCCCCGGCGGCTGCGGCAGCTGGCGTTCTGGGCCTTCGGTGGGCTCCAGGCCACCATCATCGCCACGGGCAACTACGGCTTCTTCAACCTCCAGTCCCTGGTGCTGGGGTTCTGGCTGCTGGACGACGCGGCGCTGCGGCGCGTGCTGCCGCTGGAGGCCGGGGCGCCCGCCGAGCCCAGGCCCTGGTGGCGCACGGGGCTGTCGGCGGTGGCGGCCACGCCGGTGCTGGCGCTCGGGGGGGCGGAGGTGCTGCACCGCTTCGGGTGGATGCCCCGCAGGCCGGAGCCGCTCGTCCGGGGACTGGCGTGGCTGGAGTCACGCGCGCGCCCGCTGCGCTCCGTGAATCCCTATGGCCTCTTCAGCGTGATGACGGTGGAGCGGCCGGAGATTCTCGTCGAGGGCTCCGACGACGGGGAGCACTGGAAGGAATACTCCTTCCGCTTCAAGGTCGGCGACCCGGAGCGGCCCCCGAGGCAGGTGGCGCCCCACCAGCCGCGGCTGGACTGGCAGATGTGGTTCGCCGCGCTCGGCTCGCCGCCGGGCTGGTTCATCTCCTTCCTGGCGCGGCTGCTGGAGGGCTCGCCGGAGGTGCTGGGACTGCTCGAAGGCAATCCCTTTCCGGACGGGCCGCCGAGGATGGTGCGCGCGGTGCTCTACGACTACCAGATGGCGGACCTGGAGGAGCGGCGGCGCACCGGCGCCTGGTGGCGGCGCGAGCGGCTGGGCCTCTATTTGCCGCCGCTGTCCCTGGCTCCCGGCCCCCGGCCGACGGACCGTGTCCCCCGGCTGCAATGGGTGGCCCAGGCGTAG
- a CDS encoding Ig-like domain-containing protein, with product MKTRLPLRSVLVLALGLLSACGPTPTSITVQPLESKYLRTPGQNVKLDFVVLDEEGRRMSEPKLRWTSSATDVALVQDGVVTVRKSGKTTIGVTGGDVRTAIPLDLIILNSLDVRAPGADFMEVGRVIKLRVVARNEQGESLPDAAPNFRTSDETVVRVEDGQLVAGQPGTATVTATLGHLSRAIAVQVVPADFARLGLNLTHHAFQRRGQSVQLQARAYNRNGAVLQSVPLEFFTSDAAVVSVSPDGRVTAVGSGRAVVSVVAGRRRTAAEFVVP from the coding sequence GTGAAGACGCGCCTCCCTCTCCGCTCTGTTCTTGTCCTCGCCCTCGGCCTGCTGAGTGCCTGCGGGCCCACGCCGACCTCCATCACCGTCCAGCCGCTGGAGTCCAAGTACCTGCGGACGCCCGGTCAGAATGTGAAGCTCGACTTCGTGGTCCTCGACGAGGAGGGCCGGCGCATGAGCGAGCCGAAGCTGCGGTGGACCAGCTCCGCCACGGACGTGGCGCTCGTCCAGGACGGCGTGGTGACGGTGCGCAAGTCGGGCAAGACGACCATCGGCGTGACGGGCGGCGACGTGCGCACGGCCATCCCCCTGGACCTCATCATCCTCAACTCGCTCGACGTGCGCGCTCCGGGCGCGGACTTCATGGAGGTGGGGCGCGTCATCAAGCTGCGCGTGGTGGCCAGGAACGAGCAGGGCGAGTCGCTCCCCGACGCGGCCCCCAACTTCCGCACCTCGGACGAGACGGTGGTGCGCGTGGAGGATGGGCAGCTGGTGGCCGGCCAGCCTGGCACCGCCACAGTTACCGCCACCCTGGGGCACTTGAGCCGCGCCATCGCCGTCCAGGTGGTGCCCGCGGACTTCGCGCGGCTGGGCCTCAACCTCACCCACCACGCCTTCCAGCGCCGGGGCCAGTCCGTGCAGCTCCAGGCCCGCGCCTACAACCGCAACGGCGCCGTGCTGCAGAGCGTGCCGCTGGAGTTCTTCACGTCCGACGCCGCCGTGGTGTCCGTGTCGCCCGATGGGCGCGTGACGGCGGTGGGCTCCGGCCGTGCGGTGGTCTCCGTCGTCGCCGGCCGGCGGCGCACGGCGGCGGAGTTCGTCGTCCCCTAG
- the traA gene encoding outer membrane exchange protein TraA family protein — MKSPLFSTAHAALTLLSVCLAAFPALGQVKLPDVVIQGPPIAPAVNGSGHGLCVASNVWTRTPNEFPQTRGTYIDGINGYIEDPVSLQTRVTTVLRTPFDLSNNLNDGRTLSYGDFVNQVTAPRCSTGGCSFNIINDNDAFTRAVSRFRGYLNIPAGMERQPLHFGFYSDDAISLVIYDRSQSHAVINRPPEIGAPTWRTTNSVTFNQPGLYAVEILYAQITEHAALELSMLAGPFADFERAANQPPVINLFSSGFQLLQPAQFFQTENGLPSFPSNLDQCAQCNRANVNAPNNGGCDPFYYCNSAALCAPCNSSLLCGESCSPCGVSTPHCANLNGRTQCVQCTEDSQCPNGRCDLTDNTCRGCNDDADCPDNGRCDTTTNQCTGCNDDSDCPGGVCDEPTLTCVQCTEDDHCPDNQVCATAINECRECNDDSQCPKGEVCSNNQCTPCATDDSCAGNSCNCCPNGTQCAALTPGASPSCVECTSNSQCAAGQQCDPLNGRCVDSIPECNTADACGPSCAKCPGERPFCLDGEVCVQCRNDMECGDGQFCLSGECTASTTDRHCGARGTACEGDTPFCLSDGSVQGSACVGCRDDADCGSGQCNPTTRTCDNAGACAVTCDQGLVCDGTSCVQCFADAHCPCGGTCDLETNSCSTSCLDSGDCLGVQHCSAKTQACERGRRKPGTEPQGGAFCCGTTSDATPAGSTTVLVLLAAGLMLLRNQRRAR, encoded by the coding sequence GTGAAATCCCCTCTGTTCAGCACCGCGCATGCCGCGCTCACTTTGCTGTCGGTGTGCCTCGCGGCCTTCCCCGCGCTGGGCCAGGTGAAGCTGCCCGACGTCGTCATTCAAGGCCCTCCGATAGCGCCCGCCGTCAACGGCAGCGGTCATGGCCTGTGCGTGGCCTCCAACGTGTGGACGCGCACACCGAATGAGTTCCCGCAGACACGGGGCACGTACATCGATGGCATCAATGGGTACATCGAAGACCCAGTCAGCCTGCAGACCCGCGTCACCACGGTACTGCGCACGCCATTCGACCTGTCCAACAACCTCAACGACGGACGCACGCTGAGCTATGGCGACTTCGTCAACCAGGTCACTGCGCCACGTTGCTCGACTGGCGGCTGCAGCTTCAACATCATCAATGACAACGATGCGTTCACCAGGGCCGTATCGCGCTTCCGCGGCTACCTGAACATCCCTGCCGGGATGGAGAGACAGCCGCTGCACTTCGGCTTCTACTCGGACGACGCCATCAGTCTGGTCATCTACGACCGGAGTCAGTCGCACGCGGTCATTAACCGTCCTCCTGAGATTGGCGCTCCCACCTGGCGAACAACAAACAGCGTCACGTTCAACCAGCCGGGCCTCTATGCCGTGGAGATACTCTACGCGCAAATCACGGAGCACGCCGCGCTCGAACTGTCGATGCTGGCTGGCCCGTTTGCGGACTTCGAGCGCGCGGCGAACCAGCCTCCGGTCATCAACCTCTTCAGCTCGGGCTTCCAACTGCTGCAGCCCGCACAGTTCTTCCAGACAGAGAACGGGCTGCCGTCCTTCCCGAGCAACCTCGACCAGTGCGCTCAGTGCAACCGCGCCAACGTCAACGCGCCCAACAACGGCGGCTGCGACCCGTTCTACTACTGCAACAGCGCTGCCCTCTGCGCGCCCTGCAACTCGTCCCTCCTGTGCGGTGAGTCCTGCTCGCCCTGCGGCGTCTCCACGCCCCACTGCGCGAACCTCAATGGCCGCACTCAGTGCGTGCAGTGCACGGAAGACAGCCAGTGCCCCAACGGCCGCTGCGACCTGACGGACAACACCTGCCGCGGCTGCAACGACGACGCCGACTGCCCCGACAACGGCCGCTGTGACACCACCACCAACCAGTGCACCGGCTGCAACGACGACAGCGACTGCCCCGGCGGCGTCTGCGACGAGCCCACCCTCACCTGCGTCCAGTGCACCGAGGACGACCACTGCCCCGACAACCAGGTCTGCGCCACCGCCATCAACGAGTGCCGCGAGTGCAATGACGACTCGCAGTGCCCCAAGGGCGAGGTCTGCTCCAACAACCAGTGCACCCCCTGCGCCACCGACGACTCCTGCGCGGGCAACTCCTGCAACTGCTGCCCCAATGGCACCCAGTGCGCCGCCCTGACGCCCGGCGCGTCCCCCTCCTGCGTCGAGTGCACCTCCAACAGCCAGTGCGCCGCGGGCCAGCAGTGCGACCCGCTCAACGGCCGCTGCGTGGACTCCATCCCCGAGTGCAACACCGCCGACGCCTGCGGCCCCAGCTGCGCGAAGTGCCCCGGCGAGCGCCCCTTCTGTCTGGACGGCGAGGTCTGCGTCCAGTGCCGCAATGACATGGAGTGCGGCGACGGCCAGTTCTGCCTCAGCGGCGAGTGCACCGCCTCCACCACCGACCGCCACTGCGGCGCGCGCGGTACCGCCTGCGAGGGCGACACCCCGTTCTGCCTCTCCGACGGCTCCGTCCAGGGCAGCGCCTGCGTCGGCTGCCGGGATGACGCGGACTGCGGCAGCGGCCAGTGCAACCCCACCACCCGCACCTGTGACAACGCCGGCGCCTGCGCCGTGACGTGCGACCAGGGCCTCGTCTGCGACGGAACCAGCTGCGTGCAGTGCTTCGCCGACGCGCACTGCCCCTGCGGCGGCACCTGCGACCTCGAGACGAACAGCTGCTCCACCTCCTGTCTGGACAGCGGAGACTGCCTCGGCGTGCAGCACTGCTCGGCCAAGACGCAGGCGTGCGAGCGCGGACGCCGCAAGCCCGGCACCGAACCCCAGGGCGGCGCCTTCTGCTGCGGCACCACCTCCGACGCCACTCCCGCCGGCAGCACCACCGTCCTGGTGCTGCTCGCCGCCGGCCTCATGCTCCTCCGGAACCAGCGCCGCGCACGATGA